The DNA segment GCAGGATCGCTACAGGCTAGGGCTTGGTGCCAAACAGCAAAGGTATGGGCATGATTAAATCGTGGATGGTAATTGGAGCAGTAACATTAATAGTTGCTTTAGCTAGCAACTTAATTACGCCTAGCGATGTCAAGTGGTTCAAACGCTTGCAGCGTCCGAAGTGGCTAACTTTTGAGGGCGCAATCCCTATCATTTGGACGGTAGTTTTTATTTGTGGAGCTTGGTCTGCTTATATTGTGTGGGAAAAAGACCCAGGCAGCGCCAAAACTTGGTGGCTGATGGCGTTCTATCTGCTAGTAGAAATTGCGATCGTCGCCTACCCCCCAGTGATGTTAAGGCTTCGCAGTCTCAAAGCAGGCACCATTGTTGGCGGGATTGGTTCTATCTTAGGGGTTATTTTGGCACTAACGGTCTGGCCTATTTCTGGCTGGGCAGCTCTATTGTTACTCCCTTATGTAATTTGGAGTCCGATCGGTACTTACACAACTTGGGAAATGATTCACCTCAATCCTAAAGATGAATAGGGACTTTCGCATAGTGCGTCAGAGGCATTAGCATTTAACTGCTGCCAGTAACAGACGCACCCATCTGCGAAATCGGTATTTTATTAATGAGCTTCTTTAACAGCGATCGCGCTTTTTGGTTTCACCTCTGTAAATAAGGCTTGGTTCAATACCTCTGAGTATTGCTGAGCAATTATTTCCAGCGTGAAATTTGATTTGAGGTAGGAACGACCCGCCTTACCCATTTGATGACCTAGCTGAGTATCGCTAGCCAAACGGCGAATAAAATTAGCTAGCCCCGTGGCATCCTCATTTCTGAAGGTCGCACCGCATTTAGCTTCCTCAATCAGTTGGCGTAAATAGGAACGCTCCTCACAAATTACTCCCACCGGACGACCAGCCGCTAAAATACCGTAAAGCTTGCTGGGAGCTACCAATCCTTCCATTCCCGGACTGATGCTCACTAAAGATAAGTCGCAAGCAGTCAGAGAGTGAGGAAGTTTCTGCTTGTCCTGGTACGGCAAGAACAGACAATTCTTCAAACCCAGGCGGATCGTTTCCTCCAAACAAGCTTGACGCTTTGCACCATCGCCAATAAAGACAAACTGGATCGGTTCATCTTGCAGAAGTTTTGCCACTTCTATAATTGTCTCCATATCGTGGCAGCGACCCATGTTGCCGGAGTAGAGAACCGTAAATTTGTCCACTAGGTTGTGTTTTTGGGCAAACCAATTGTTTTGTTTGGGGATAGGTACGATTCGAGTTGGATCGGCCCAACTGTGAATTACGGTAACCTTGTCAGCTATTTCTGGACATTTGGCTACGATACGCTCTTTCATAGAGGGGCTGAGGACTATCACCCCCTTGGCATTTTTCCAGATCTGTTGGTTAACTAGGTTCCACAAGCGAACTAACCAGTTGTGAACGGAGACGACTTGCAGTTCCACCGCGACATCGGGATATAGATCGTAGAGCAGACAGACATAGGGTAGGCCAAAGCAGAGGTTGGCTAGGTAGCCCAGCAGGGGCAAGAAAGGGGGTGCAGTGGTGAGGAGTAAAACGTCGCCTCTCCAACAGTTTTTGAGTAAATGGAATCCGGAACGCAGACAAAATAATAGACCGTTGACGGCTTTGCCGCGAATCCGCCGGGGCCAAAGCTGAGCGGTGCGCGATCGCCTAATCAGCATCTTGTCTTTTCGTTCGATCGTTGGAGCCGTTTCTTTTTGGAAGGCGTATCCAGGCTGTCCCGTGAAGATATGGACATACAAACCGTAATGCCTCAGCTGCGTAGCTAGCTCTTCGATGAGCTGGCCTGTAGCGGCATAGTCCGGCGGATAAAACTGGGTAATGATAGACAATCTGACTGGATGCTGCTGTTTTGGAATATTTCCATCCCTTGTGCCACTTTGCTGCTGAGTCACTAACTGGTGCAACGTATGTTCCCCTTGTAGAATTCCCATTTATCATGCCCTAAAGGTTTCTATTAGGTCAAAAAAATAAAATAATAACGCGACCAGGGCATCCCTTCCCGCAGGGCTGTTAATTTTTCCATATCCAGCCAAAAGAAGGGGAGACCTGTCTTGAGAAGCTCGATACGAAAGCGTCTCAAACCTCCATCCCTACATTCGTTTAGTGAGGTTTCCGGGTCGATACCCCGTCCACAAGAGCGATCGGGGAGGAAGCAAGGCGGGGTGTACCGCTTCCTGGTAAAGCCTTTAGTTTCGGTGAAAGGATCTAACGCAGTCCAGGCTGTTGCACGAGGCGACCGACTGTAGCTGACATCAGCCCTTTTGGGGTAGTTTTGTAAACCCACCCGAAATTCCAGTTCTGTACAAAGTGAGCAATCTCGCTGTGTTCGGAATCAGGTAGGTCTATGCCCCTGTGGGTAAAGTAGTTTACCTATAACCTCTACAAAACACTCCGCCATTATTCCGGATTTTCTACTGAAGAGAGTGTATAAATATAGATCCGCGTTGCCAAATCAGTATTCTCGCGGTAGCGTGTAAGCAGTGAGCGTGCTATACATATCGCTACCACTGGATCTGTGACGCAGCCGATGGAGTAAAAGATTCGTCAGGGGCTGGTTGGCTTTGGAGCAGAGTTCTTCGGTAAGCAGACTGGTAACTGGCGAGCTACACAGAGTCGATCGAAGAGTTTGTGGGCGATCGCTTGATTTCCTGGCTCGGTCAGATGCACCCAATCTCGAAAATAGGTTTCTACCGTCTTTGGCGGCAAGGTTGACCAAGCGGTATGAGTGTCAATAATAGGAACCTGTAAACTTTTTAGCAACCGTAAAAACTCGGACTTGTATTTAGGCTGTCTGGGTTTTGGCAATAGGTCATCGAAACTGGGCGTATACAGGACAAAAACAGGTATTTTCTGGGCACGAACCAGCTTCACTATC comes from the Argonema galeatum A003/A1 genome and includes:
- a CDS encoding TspO/MBR family protein; translated protein: MIKSWMVIGAVTLIVALASNLITPSDVKWFKRLQRPKWLTFEGAIPIIWTVVFICGAWSAYIVWEKDPGSAKTWWLMAFYLLVEIAIVAYPPVMLRLRSLKAGTIVGGIGSILGVILALTVWPISGWAALLLLPYVIWSPIGTYTTWEMIHLNPKDE
- a CDS encoding glycosyltransferase family 4 protein, with the translated sequence MGILQGEHTLHQLVTQQQSGTRDGNIPKQQHPVRLSIITQFYPPDYAATGQLIEELATQLRHYGLYVHIFTGQPGYAFQKETAPTIERKDKMLIRRSRTAQLWPRRIRGKAVNGLLFCLRSGFHLLKNCWRGDVLLLTTAPPFLPLLGYLANLCFGLPYVCLLYDLYPDVAVELQVVSVHNWLVRLWNLVNQQIWKNAKGVIVLSPSMKERIVAKCPEIADKVTVIHSWADPTRIVPIPKQNNWFAQKHNLVDKFTVLYSGNMGRCHDMETIIEVAKLLQDEPIQFVFIGDGAKRQACLEETIRLGLKNCLFLPYQDKQKLPHSLTACDLSLVSISPGMEGLVAPSKLYGILAAGRPVGVICEERSYLRQLIEEAKCGATFRNEDATGLANFIRRLASDTQLGHQMGKAGRSYLKSNFTLEIIAQQYSEVLNQALFTEVKPKSAIAVKEAH